The genomic window ACCATCAATCTCTCTCgaccatttctttctttctttatttggtgtttaaagtcgttttcaaccacgaaggttatatcgcgacggggaaaggggggagatgggatagagccacttgtcaattgtttcttgttcacaaaagcactaatcaaaaatttgttccaggggcttgcaacgtagtacaatatatgacgttactgggagaatgcaagtttccagtacaaaggacttaacatttcttacatactgcttgactaaaatctttacaaaaattgactatattctatacaagaaacacttaacaagggtaaaaggagagacagaatccgttagtcgcctcttacgacatgctggggagcatcgggcaaattctttctcgtcccaaccaatatgggactccctctaacccgcgggggataTATGAATACTTAATTATCACAGCCAAATGTGACAGATAACATTCCACTCTATATGTCCAAAAGACTAATGGATCATGTGTTTATCCACAAACTTATTAACTCGAGGCTTAAAATACAAAACTGTAACTAGTTATGATCCAAAACAATTCTGAGCAGACACAGTTTCTGGGCAGGTGGAATATGTGTTGTGGTTCCTACTTGCCCCCACCTCTTTGACTGAACTGTGCTTGAAAACCACTGATAGAGTTTTCAATACTCTCATTCTATTCAATGCATGACTGCCGTTAGTTAGTCCAAAAGGCTTTCCCGATGACATATGGCCATGCAAAGTTtataatgtacatgtatttgcatTTGTTCAGAACAGTCTATTATGCACAGTGATGAGGGCCTCATGGATGTTTTCCTCACAGTAGTCTCATGGCTCTTATTGCAACACAGTGCTCAGCAGTTTGATATGACTTCTTGACAGTCGGAAGTGTTCTTTTTATTCTTCATTTGAgttctttctttaaaaaaaacccaactattTTTCTCCTGTCAAGACTTTTTTAACCAATGCCCAGTCAATGGACTTACAGCGACCGTCATTATGCACTGCCTCCATTGCTTTGAGCAGTTTAATCAAATGAGCATTGCCGGCATGTCGTTGGCGCCACTTGATAATGAGATTTGTGATGACTACCGCTGAAGAGTAGGTATTTGCCATCTGCTCCTGCTGAATTCTGGCCTGGGGGATTTCCATCTCACTGAAGACGCTCTGCCAACCATGGCCAAAGGCTGCCGATAGTTTGCTGGCTTCAGCATCTGTTGGTGGTCGCTGCTTCGTACCCTCTGGTAGTCTGTCTATCCATTCAAACGGCCCTGTGATAAAGACGCAGTCAATGATTTGCAAGGTCATGCATTTTCATCTTGGACGAATgatcaaaataatcaaaacctGATTGACTCACATAACTAATCTCATGCAGTTTGTGTATGCAGGGGCTGATTGCAAGTGAATTCACTGATCGGTACAATACATAACTCAGGTAAGTGATGTTCCTGCAGCTGGTTTAAGACTGTCCTTTGACAACACAAATCAACAGAGTTGAATCTGCATGGTTATCATGAAAGTCAATGAACCAGAGGATGAATTGACCAGTATTATTTTATTCATCTGTTGCCAAGTATTTTACTGCATTGGAAGATTAAGTTTGGGTATTTTCTTGCTGGCTATTGTTTTTCCTTCTGCTATCCATCCTTGGGTCATTTTTTCAACTGAACAGGTCAGTTTTGTTAGGTGCAAGCAACCCTCCTaacaaaaaaaacatgcaaGCAAACGGGTCATCTGACTGGCTCTTTGCTCAATATCAAAACATGAACATGTATATATGTCGCTTCAttccttaactcattgtctcccaggtacggatatatccgtacccactcatatggctctatctgaccaggtacggatatatccgctcagactgtagtgttagcttcagtcgcttcctgtaacgtccatctaacacCTGCGTTCCAGCGTGTTGAtgcacagttactacacagttactaccattctga from Littorina saxatilis isolate snail1 linkage group LG4, US_GU_Lsax_2.0, whole genome shotgun sequence includes these protein-coding regions:
- the LOC138965008 gene encoding uncharacterized protein → MSGKIRGRLHHIDEVKIQTQYSFLLDNFDPTLDGTLDELFSEGIFDQHDMDVVKNGGEKTARGRAERFLTILQKSGKNAYQAFLDALRNCGSGHIANTLDNTKVSDVDREGPFEWIDRLPEGTKQRPPTDAEASKLSAAFGHGWQSVFSEMEIPQARIQQEQMANTYSSAVVITNLIIKWRQRHAGNAHLIKLLKAMEAVHNDGRCKSIDWALVKKVLTGEK